The Plutella xylostella chromosome 25, ilPluXylo3.1, whole genome shotgun sequence region ATTCTATAATAACTTTGTAACATTAATTCAATTATTGCATCCTAATGATTAAGATAATAAAGTCATCCAGTGTCACCTGATCCAAGTTGAGCCAATTCTTCAGTAAGTAAGGTTTGGAACTCTGTGTAGATAGCTTGAATCATTGCCAACCTGGGTTTAGTATACTGAAAAAGTAAGATATTTTTTGAAACAGAGCAAACACATATTTCATTAAAGTTAAATTAGGTTTTGGGCTTttactaaatacctactcatTATAGTAACAGCTGATACAAAAGCAGTGTCACTCAATTAGAGCACACATAAAATTAGTGGTGCTGGGTTCAATTCCTAGCTGGGGCAAggttaagttttttaaaaggtCCTTTCTGGTATCAAGATAGAAAATTCTGAGTTGGACAATGGAACTATGTCTGTCGCTTTCTGTccatatactgtcaaagcaaggaagcaatacatttaaaatcaaCTTTATCTTGAAAATCCTTTGTGCTACTCAGCTATAGTGGCTCAAATGTGTTAATGTTACCTTGAACAAAGGAATTAGTTTTATCCCTCCAGGCTCAGTATCACTCTTGACTAGAATTGTAAGGAAGTACAGGACTCTATTCTGGAAACATAATAAATggtatttatttcatagatAGATATCATACATAAGACATCTTTATTAATCAGTTAACCTTTATACATAACATATCATGTCCAGGAAAAggttaaattaaaaaggaaGTAGACTGTCAGACCATTGGTTGTAGGTACAGTAATACTACATTATACACTACAATTAAATGGcatgtttaataaaacttactaATTTGATGACTTCATTGATGATAACATCATCTATAGTATTCCATGGCACAAAAGTGTCTTCTCTCCCATACACATACTTCACAGAGCACTGGATACCAACTGATGGGATCACCACTATACTTTCTGGAATCAAACAGTTTATTATAGCAGGTAATTATAGTCATGGTTGTTACTGTAATTTATATAAGGATATTAATCAGAAAACATAATCCAATGGTAGGTTTTCTATGCACTACATTCCAAGAGGAAAATCTTGGCCTAaccacataataataactagtaacaCCATGGAactaataagtacttagtacagtaagtacttattacttccatgagaACACCTATATTTAAACATCCAGATCAATCATTAATTGGTACTTAACAATAAGTTACTAATAATTCATACTAATCAACTATTGTATTTGTATGCTTTCATTCTACATTGCATAGGTATAAAACTCGTTTATAAGTATTCAATTGTAGAAATTATTGATTTGTGTGAACTAACTCACCTGATTGAACGCTATGTGTAATCCATAGAACTAGTAGAAACGACAGCACAATAACCGTAATTAATATAGCGTTTAAACTAATACGAAtgtaaaaaatagataaaatattgaatattacagctaaaaaaagagaaaattttgaaaacgATGACTTGTTCTcctttttcttgaaaaatattgtaaatatccTAGACTTTGGACATTCACTCTTAGGTTCAACGGTTAATGTTAAGGGAATTCCATTAACGTTTTGTTGATGAATTTTAGTAAGcattttcatttataattttacaaaaattattgatttcatttttgtaaacaaaactCAACAAAATTCTAATCTGTCACTTTGCGCTTACGAATTGACGTAAGTCAACGGTCCCACAAAAATACTGGTCTGTGGCAAAAAAACGACAGACTGTGGGACAGACGCATAGACTGTTATTATTAAGAGgtctgtaaattttattttcattcacCGTTGTTAGGTACCGTATAGAAGCGAAGTATTTGTATActcaacaataataaaataaagaatgtAAATCGTTGTGAGAACCGTTAGAAGGTTGGTATATCGTATCGCGTTGCACCATTGATGCACAGACCTCACAGACCTACACATTGTGAATTTGTGAATCCATCAACAACTGTTTGCTATAGCAACGGTTGTACAAACAAAGAATTTGACGTCAGAGTCATGaagaagtaaattttaaagtacttacctattatctAAAAAtccacagtttttttttaaaccaatGGCAGGGTCTGAAAGCAGTGGGTGGGTGTTTGATTCCCTTGTAGGGTTCTTACATGGGCCGGTTTGGAATGACCCGCTACAGTCTTTCATAGAAGAGAAGTCCTTACGTGAGTCATTTTTACGCTATCTATTTAACTAAtcttaattatacctaattattctaggtaagtaactaactACCTACCGTTTTAGGATAGtaactataggtaggtaacctACCTTAACGAAGCAGGCATTAAGATGTTATATATCAAgtgataagtacttatctGCAGTCAGTGCTGGACTATTGctggatataatatatgtatacctaggcCTCTATAAGGCCTCTATCAAGCATCCCCATTACACTACAGTCCAGCAGGCAGAAACAGGGGTGCATCAAGGATGGTCCACACACCGTTTTGTGTGATTGATTAAAacctatatacttaattaagtcATTCCTTCTTCGTTTGATGTTCACGTGCAAATACCTTGATTACGCTAGGCTATGTGAGACTGAACAGCTGtgcattatatttattttattcaacagCCTTCGAACCGGCAGATAATGGTGAAGTGCAACATAGGCCAGAATATAAAAAGATTCACGAAGAATACAAAGACTTGGTAATGTACCTTACgtacttattattaagtatgtatacaacattatgtacttatacatgtGCGTATTTCTGCGGTTGCGGGAAAAGTTTTAAATGTAGGtgtaaggtcaaccggggccaagtcgcctacggggctaatgcctcaaatccatttatcttccgaacctcatactttagaactactggagtcatctgctatctatctttggaactcaaacttttaccactgaccaatagatgtcgtatccggggcaattttcttaaataatttgcctttttaattttttcacctcTTTTGGCCACCTCCGGTTTCCTGACACGTTTTTTTGAATCGTCCcaaatgtgtgtttgtttaaaagaatctatgtttcctaactgtaaatactgttattgttttgttgctttacatattgttttgattattttattgaaataacgtaagattcggacacaatatgcaattaaaaatttataggtttagctttttttttggggtaaatgcctctgggctgatggggttattgcctctattgcggcgcaatagccccatttccagaggttctaaacattttatgtcatgataaatgtattttatacactcatgagcaatgaaaaagttccatagacattagcaccaaattactcctaaacgaaaaatactaggttaatgacgccttctgcaatattgaagaacatttaacagcgtatcagaattaacattcttagattggtaatccaactaaaacgtaaataatttgaatatatattaaactaaatgttttaaaaaattggcgtCATTTAGTGTCGACATTGTAAGGTTGTTAACTCggtatatagaaaataatcatatttaataaataataaataaaaaaacagtcaTATTAACTGAATGATCCCACTTGTTTATAAAACTCTTAATAGTTTAGTAATGAATTAAATTCCGTCAGActctaaaaatggtatacttactaatttaaagttgtggtttgattgcaaattataaaaaatatgaatagaatagaatagaatagaatagtttttatttgcatgaatgtaggtaaatggcaagttattacaaattataagtACAGCTACATCCTGCCCTTTGGGggcgtacaaatattattacatgAGTATTTGGTGCATGCATaccattaataataaaattacaaaatacaaagctagtcataatatattatattacaaatTGTCAGCAAAAAATTCACGCCCTTGTATgcttttatactttatttgtatttgtcgtgtaagtatttatacttttttaagtccaataaagtaatcataaataaaatgttgagcaCCCCTGGAATCTTGGATGGGGTAAATGCCACTACAAGAAATTAGTGTGTGTAGGCGACATAGCCCCGAAAATTTTTGATCAACTAATTCTCCTTTACTAAGCGcagtatttagtttacaagctaataattagctacgttaatagtaattctatacATGATATCTACTTTAACTTGTAAAAAGCTCTTCCAAGCACACAAAACTAGTGaaagaggcattagccccactATGGGCTATTGCGCCTAAAAATCccattttttgtagaaacgtcgtttacacgtagaagatatttaaaattctacaaaattgcatcaaaatatgaaattagataaaatttcctaatatgtatcacaagttatagcttaatagggcgtatggtctgtttgttatgttcaaatgaatatgaaagtcaaagtattgtggcgcaatggccccggttgaccttacttacttacacttttttacctttttaCCTACCTTGTCAAAAACtcaaaaactgtcaaaaatataaataaatatgtggggacatttcacacacggccatccgaccccaagctaggcagaatctgtgttatgggtgtcggacagctatacacacaaatacatagatagatacatactaaatataaagtttttgacaaggtacaaaagtgtaagtgactacctaagtaagtataggcTCTACTCCGCTCTACCTACCGGTCGGTTTCATAAGTTGCAATACGCagtatacagtatacagtATACCGTACCTCGTGCCTACCACCGTCAGTGGTACCCGCAACCGCAGGAATACGTTATAATAGTATGCAAGTATATTCGAATCTACTTAGTTATAGGCGtcgaatatattattaaaaaaacgaaTACTCACACCCAGGTAGACGTGATGCTAAGCACGTTCATGGAAGACATCGGCATCACGTCGGAGCAGTTCGAGAGCGCGTGCCGCATGTCGGCGCGCGATCTGGCGGGGCTGCCGGCGCACTTCCACCGCCGGCTCTTCGACCAGATCTGGGCCGCCAACGACTACGACATCTTCGTCAAGATGATGACGCACAAGAATGTTGAGCTGCAGTTGCAGGTGGGGGTTTGAAGAGATTATTTATAGGTTAAATTGGCCAGTTCGTAACTTACCTGCAATAATAGAAATCATGTATCTTGcttaaaatggcggccataATGATAAGGGATTTCGGCGAGCTCGTACTACCCACAATtagttagtgttttttttctctgtgttcACGATAAcgatataggtaggtacgtcgAGCCGCCACTGCCGCCTGAAAACTTGAAGTGTCTGacttagttaggtaggtacattggaAAAAGTACCACGTTTGTATAGTGATCGCGGACAGCTTCGGATAAAGTTCTTTCATGTTCAGACGATATCAACCATGCCTTTAGGTAAGTATCAAAGGTACAATCGGATGTACTTATACCATTCTGAGATAGCCACAGATTCCTTTCATTTCCAACACCAGTCTAACAGTCTAACCCTGTGTATTCCTCGTAGGCCCTGGAGCTGATCGAGCGTCGGTTCGGCGCGCGGCCGGCACTGTTTTCCGACGACGCGGAGCCCAGCCCGCGCAGCGACGACAGCGGGGACTGGTCCGACCAGGTCATGAAGGAGGTCAagcagtaagtacctactagacCTTAGGTACGCCGCCACCACCGCTGCCTATTGGGTATTGTGACGTTGTCTAAAATATACGTTACAcaatatatataagtactcAACATTGTTTGGTTATAGCTAAGCTACTTAAGGGattataaattcaaatatacatacctactacattCAGGGTAATTAGCTGAACCTGTAGCACTTGAATTTCTAGTCCCGTAGATCAAGTAGTAAGGCTCAACGTTCAGGTTCTATACAtatatcgtttttttttaaatcttactTATTCTGATACTGCTCTGTAAGCTCAAACGTTATggttataaataactaaaataatcCTCCAGATTAAGCCTGGAGGAGCCATCTGACGAGAACCAAGTGGACGTCCCGCCGGAGATGGTCGTCGAAGAAAAGCAGTCTCTGTTACTAAAACTGCAGAGCTTTGACAAAAACGAAGAACGTAAGGCCGAAGCGAAGAAACAGGAAGAAGCACAGACTGCCATCGAGGAATCTCCAGTGGAAGACGTTGAAGAGGCTGCAGACGAGATAGTTGTGAAGCCACCAGCTGCTAAAGTGaaagcgccgccgccgccagttCCGGTTGTGTTGCCAGTGTTGAAAAAAGTTGAGGTAAAAAAGTACCTAGACATTGACGGTATTTTTTGTTAGGAGTTTAGTTTAGAGGTTGAGCAAAGAAAAAAGTTTAGTTTGCCAAACTTTtaatcggtatcgtacgtaactatatacatataacggagtcggaataaataaatataaatactatgTTTCACGTAGCTGGTGAGTGAGGACGAGGTGAGGGCGCGCCAGGAGTACCTGAAGCAGCAGCGGGACAAGCTGCTGGCGCTCAAGAAGCGCGTCCGCGAGCGCCGCCTCGGGGCCGCTCAGGAGGAGGATGAGGGAGATGCAGGTAAGCAACTGTACTGCATTTAAAGTCCACAATAAGCTTGTCAACtagtaatcgtccactgctgagcAGGGGCTTCTTCCAAGGaccgccacaacactctgtcctacggctatcatcgtcatcatcatcagctaataatcatccactgctgaacacagggctctcccaaggagcgccacaacactcgctCCTCGGCCATCCTcttccaaccactaccggctacccgcctaaggccGTCGGTCCAGGTCTTTGTCCTCGGGCAACCTCATTTATTATCAACTAACTGGTCTACTTGCAGGAGGCGAGGGTGAGGCCTCGAAGCCGGCGCGGCCGCGGTCGGCgcgcgtggcggcggcggcgctggcgggcTCGGCGCCCCGGCCGCCGCCCGACGCCATGTCGCTGCGCCGCGCGCTCGCCACGCAACTCAAGACTGAGGTCGTGGACACGCAACACTGATGTTTTGAAAATGCTATGGATATGGCCCCCTATATTCGATCAAGTTAATTTGGTCGGAATATCCACCTGTTTGATAATTTTAACAGAGTCCATACAAAAAtctttttcatgttttttttctgtgatattacttttattaagccccagtttcaccatactctgttagatcataacatgggattagttgttgacttgaCTCATCtctcaagaatttaatatctTCTCCATGGAGTTGAAAtataattgatgacattacaatgtaacaggggcataatgatctaacagactatggtgaaactaggcttAAATGTTTAGTTGCTGGGTAATTACTATAAATTATTCTAAATgttcaattaaataaatgaaaagcAGTGTATCGTATTTaccttatatttatattgctTACTTAACTAGTGACATCATAATAATAGCATTATAAtaagcttatttattttacacaaCTTTGCCAATAGGTAatctattttttaaatctgtgTATAAATTAGTTTGCGATGGTCATCCACCCAGACAGATAAAAAATAGTTATCGTTACAGTCTACTTAGAACTTCGTATTACAAGTATTTCAAGGAATTCAAGGATCGTATAAAATAATTGACAGCTCAGCTATTATACGCGTGGATGTTCGAcagatttgaaaataaaattattacataaaaagttatatttacaatatagTCTGACCATTAGTATCCACGCATTTAATCGTCTCGCAAACACTTGTGCACTAGTGAACTGGATGCccaataacataaataattatagtctacttatgtatttatacttaagcCCACCAAATTATCATTCTAATTAAACAcacttcataataaaatacgtGTGACCATTGTTTTAACGACAGCCATGTCGTTCGTAAAAATTGTGTAAGAATTAAGTGTGACTTTTTCAAATGTGTATTAGAAACTTGATATGTATCACctttttaaaatagtttagAAGGAAGAAGAAGGGAACAGTCTTATGGCATACCAGTGGAGATGCGAGCGAGGTGGAACCATAGTTCCTGCGAGGTTTGATGCTGAGCTCAGCCACCGCTATTGGTGGCGAAGCAAGGCCATGTTGGTCATTACAACCATGTCCCAGGCAAGATCTACAATTCCGAagacaattatttatttaaatcatcgAGTTGAAAATAACAGTTACGTCTAAATTCCACACTTGTTTCTTCTGATTcagaatattttataagtatcgAGATACAGTTAGTGCATTATAGACTGGGGACTTTGATGGTTAAATTtgtacatacatttaaatatacgTATTTACAAACACAAATGCTACAGCTAGGGGTTAacgagtaataaaataaaattgatctCGATCAGATACATTTTATCACATACACAGTTGCGGTGTGTAAAATACGCTACAAATAATAAGcgaaaatacctaataatcgTGCTAATTTATACCTTGAAAATAGAGAATGAATCCAAGAATCTTATAAAGTATCGTAAAATTCATGGGcgaatataataaacaaatatggaaACTTGAATTCTGTATCGGTCTACTCATGTTATTAAATGATATCCATAAGCAAAGCAAGAGAGAAttctaaagaaataaataattattctcTACTTCCAAGAGTCAGACTTCTCAGAGACTTGAAAATCTtaacaaagaaataaataatgattatattattttgataaattgtaattattataaatggaCGGCTGCCACGCTGCTGTATTGAGTT contains the following coding sequences:
- the LOC105393622 gene encoding phosphatidylinositol N-acetylglucosaminyltransferase subunit H, whose translation is MKMLTKIHQQNVNGIPLTLTVEPKSECPKSRIFTIFFKKKENKSSFSKFSLFLAVIFNILSIFYIRISLNAILITVIVLSFLLVLWITHSVQSESIVVIPSVGIQCSVKYVYGREDTFVPWNTIDDVIINEVIKLNRVLYFLTILVKSDTEPGGIKLIPLFKYTKPRLAMIQAIYTEFQTLLTEELAQLGSGDTG
- the LOC105393632 gene encoding cilia- and flagella-associated protein 36 is translated as MAGSESSGWVFDSLVGFLHGPVWNDPLQSFIEEKSLPFEPADNGEVQHRPEYKKIHEEYKDLVDVMLSTFMEDIGITSEQFESACRMSARDLAGLPAHFHRRLFDQIWAANDYDIFVKMMTHKNVELQLQALELIERRFGARPALFSDDAEPSPRSDDSGDWSDQVMKEVKQLSLEEPSDENQVDVPPEMVVEEKQSLLLKLQSFDKNEERKAEAKKQEEAQTAIEESPVEDVEEAADEIVVKPPAAKVKAPPPPVPVVLPVLKKVELVSEDEVRARQEYLKQQRDKLLALKKRVRERRLGAAQEEDEGDAGGEGEASKPARPRSARVAAAALAGSAPRPPPDAMSLRRALATQLKTEVVDTQH